In Desulfobacterales bacterium, the DNA window TCAGGACATCAGCCATTGACTGGTCGTCGACGCCGCTTTCCAGACCTTCCGTCACCAGCCGCTGCATTTCGGCAATCCTGGCGGCCTGGGACTGGTCCCTGCGGATCAGATCGCGGACATAATCACTGGCATTGCTGTAACGCCCGGTCTTGGCCCGCGCCTCGACCCAGTGCTTCATCGGATCGGGAAGAGAAACATTCATTGTCGCCATATAAATACCTCCGAAACCATAATGACACAAATTGGCAAAGATTGCCAAGAAATATTCTAAAAAAAGGGGTCATCCTATAATCCCCCTGTCAACAGATAAAAAATATCTTTTGAATCAATGAGTTAAAGATTTGAGCTTTCGCGAACGAACAATGCCTCCGTCCTTTCATTGAAGGATTTAAATGCTCGAAACGCCCAAAAGAAAAATAACAAGCAGTGTCCCCTCTACCCTCCCGGTCAAGCATGCAGAAGCGAGGTGTTTGATATTCTGGAAGACAAGGGATGAAAACAGCCTTCACCAACAGTTTTATAAAAGACCTGAAAAAGCATGCCAAGGACAAAAAGCTCCTGGCGCGCATACAAGAAATCATTCTGGATGTCGAAGCTGCCGATGGGATCCCAGCCATCAACAATTTAAAAAAACTCAAGGCGGAAGGATAGTATTTCCGCATCCGGTCCGGGAACTATCGGCTCGGCCTCATCAT includes these proteins:
- a CDS encoding type II toxin-antitoxin system ParD family antitoxin; its protein translation is MATMNVSLPDPMKHWVEARAKTGRYSNASDYVRDLIRRDQSQAARIAEMQRLVTEGLESGVDDQSMADVLKESRLRAVKA